A part of Desulfuromonadales bacterium genomic DNA contains:
- the dinB gene encoding DNA polymerase IV, with protein sequence MTNSIIHLDMDAFYASVEQLDNPALRGRPVIVGGSLERGVVSACSYEARPFGVRSAMPMRRAVRLCPEAVVLPVRMARYQEVSRQVFGIFARYTDRIEPLSVDEAFLDVAGCERLFGPAAAIAARIRREVRAELGLAVSAGVAPNKFLAKLASESAKPDGLLEIAPEQVDAFLLPLPVERIWGVGAKAAEQLQRLGCRSVADLRRLPEAQLVRLFGVWGGRLYRLARGEDDRQVEVDQPAKSFGAEATFAADLTSREALQRQLLAQAEKVAARLRRQGLAGRVVTLKVRYGDFETVTRRLTLAEPTANGLLLYRAGLELLARTEAGSRPVRLLGLSVGEPEPAAQGQATLFPDEKSQRLADLDRSLDRLAERFGNRPVRRASLLRSDSEDGED encoded by the coding sequence ATGACCAACAGCATCATCCATCTCGACATGGACGCCTTCTACGCGTCGGTGGAGCAGCTGGACAACCCTGCGTTGCGCGGCCGGCCGGTGATCGTCGGCGGCAGCCTGGAGCGGGGCGTGGTCTCGGCCTGCTCCTACGAGGCGAGGCCCTTCGGGGTGCGGTCGGCCATGCCGATGCGCCGGGCCGTGCGGCTCTGCCCCGAGGCGGTGGTGCTGCCGGTGCGCATGGCGCGCTACCAGGAGGTCTCGCGGCAGGTCTTCGGCATTTTTGCCCGCTACACCGACCGCATCGAGCCGCTGTCGGTGGACGAGGCCTTTCTGGATGTGGCCGGCTGCGAGCGCCTCTTCGGCCCGGCGGCGGCGATTGCGGCGCGGATCCGGCGGGAGGTCCGGGCGGAGCTGGGTCTGGCGGTCAGCGCCGGGGTGGCGCCGAACAAGTTTCTGGCCAAGCTCGCCTCGGAGAGTGCCAAGCCGGACGGCCTGCTGGAGATCGCCCCGGAGCAGGTGGACGCCTTCCTTCTCCCCCTGCCGGTCGAGCGGATCTGGGGCGTCGGCGCCAAGGCCGCGGAGCAGCTCCAGCGGCTCGGCTGCCGCAGCGTGGCGGATCTGCGCCGGCTGCCGGAGGCGCAGCTGGTCCGCCTCTTCGGCGTCTGGGGCGGGCGCCTCTACCGCCTGGCCCGCGGCGAGGACGACCGGCAGGTCGAGGTCGACCAGCCGGCCAAATCCTTCGGCGCCGAGGCGACCTTCGCCGCCGACCTGACCAGCCGCGAAGCCCTGCAGCGCCAGTTGCTGGCCCAGGCCGAAAAGGTGGCCGCCCGGCTGCGCCGCCAGGGCCTGGCAGGGCGCGTCGTCACCCTGAAGGTCCGCTACGGCGATTTCGAGACGGTCACCCGCCGGCTGACCCTTGCGGAACCGACCGCCAACGGGCTGCTCCTCTACCGGGCGGGACTCGAGTTGCTGGCCAGGACCGAGGCAGGCAGCCGCCCGGTGCGTCTGCTCGGCCTGAGCGTGGGCGAGCCGGAGCCGGCGGCGCAGGGCCAGGCTACCCTCTTCCCGGACGAGAAGAGCCAGCGGCTCGCCGACCTCGACCGGTCCCTCGACCGGCTGGCGGAGCGTTTCGGCAACCGTCCGGTGCGCCGCGCCTCCCTGCTCCGGAGCGACTCCGAAGACGGGGAGGATTGA